A genomic window from Triticum urartu cultivar G1812 chromosome 7, Tu2.1, whole genome shotgun sequence includes:
- the LOC125521465 gene encoding formin-like protein 6 yields MSLYFRRLFNRRPPAGLVEISSNILVFDQCFSTDMLEEDELKPYVGGILKQLLARYSIDSLMVFNFEGGKKNSQTARIFSGYDMSAMGYPRNYEGCPLLTLEMIHHFLRSSESWLSLSQDNFLLIHSEHGGWPVLAFALAALLVYLRRCKDERKALETIHKYAPPGLVELYSPLNPAPSHLRYLKYVSRRHKSPELWPPADRMLNLNCAIIRTVPNFDGQGGCRPIFRIYGPDPLAPNDSSAKVLFSTPKTDDFVQLYTQEDSEIIKINIRCPVRGDIVMECVSVDEDFKHEVMVFRVMFSTAFVEDNLLLLDRDQIDILWDTKHRFPVDFRVEVIFSEIDATTSIHTSEPSSESESNHITDAASEQNGLNNVHDGFDVISMQETEISNGTPEHNIPDSRSVQTSQMEPENIHSSAPEAESVGPTIQDRELSVDAPKFEDDNDAIADTSSSQEAESVGPTSQEDELAENASAGEESEGSTTNSTANSDAQLADPPGSEADAATAEHSDANSESGSPSGSASSSSPKFDEDTEEAGTADAEVQSIELEGS; encoded by the exons ATGTCGCTGTATTTCCGGCGGCTCTTCAACCGGCGGCCGCCGGCCGGGCTCGTCGAGATCTCCAGCAACATTCTGG TATTTGACCAGTGCTTCTCCACGGATATGCTTGAAGAAGACGAATTGAAGCCATACGTTGGAGGCATCTTAAAACAGCTACTTGCACGCTACTCCATCGATTCATTAATGGTATTCAACTTTGAGGGAGGAAAGAAGAACAGCCAAACTGCCCGCATTTTCTCAGGCTATGATATGAGTGCGATGGGTTATCCACGTAACTATGAGGGGTGTCCTTTGCTCACCTTGGAGATGATTCACCATTTTCTTAGGTCTAGTGAAAGCTGGCTCTCGTTAAGCCAGGACAACTTCCTGCTTATACATTCAGAACACGGTGGGTGGCCGGTCCTTGCTTTCGCATTGGCAGCCCTACTGGTTTACCTTCGAAGGTGCAAAGATGAGAGGAAGGCATTGGAGACGATCCACAAATATGCACCACCTGGGCTGGTTGAGCTCTACTCACCACTGAACCCAGCACCTTCTCATTTGAGATACTTGAAGTATGTGTCAAGACGGCACAAATCACCAGAATTGTGGCCTCCTGCTGACAGGATGCTGAACTTGAACTGTGCAATCATCAGGACGGTACCGAATTTTGATGGTCAAGGGGGATGTAGGCCAATATTTCGAATTTATGGCCCAGATCCCCTGGCTCCAAATGACAGTAGTGCCAAAGTTCTCTTTTCAACTCCGAAGACAGATGATTTTGTCCAGCTTTACACGCAG GAAGACAGTGAGATAATCAAGATTAATATCCGATGTCCTGTTCGAGGAGACATTGTCATGGAGTGCGTCAGCGTGGATGAGGACTTTAAACATGAAGTGATGGTATTCAGAGTTATGTTTAGCACGGCTTTTGTTGAAGACAATCTTCTGTTACTTGATAGGGACCAGATTGACATTCTGTGGGACACGAAACACCGGTTTCCCGTAGACTTCAGAGTTGAG GTTATATTTTCGGAGATTGATGCGACCACATCGATTCACACTTCTGAGCCGTCAAGCGAAAGCGAAAGCAATCACATCACGGATGCTGCATCAGAGCAGAATGGTTTGAACAACGTGCATGATGGCTTTGATGTGATATCCATGCAGGAAACAGAAATCAGCAATGGCACACCTGAACATAACATTCCAGATAGCAGATCTGTCCAGACTTCTCAGATGGAACCAGAAAATATCCATTCTTCTGCACCAGAAGCTGAATCCGTAGGTCCAACCATTCAAGATCGTGAACTCTCCGTGGATGCACCAAAGTTTGaggacgacaacgatgctattgCTGATACATCATCCTCGCAAGAAGCTGAATCTGTAGGCCCAACCTCTCAAGAAGACGAACTCGCTGAGAACGCTTCTGCAGGGGAGGAATCAGAAGGGAGTACAACCAATAGCACTGCCAATTCTGATGCGCAGTTGGCAGACCCCCCAGGTTCAGAAGCTGACGCAGCCACTGCTGAACATTCTGACGCTAACTCAGAATCAGGTTCACCTTCAGGCAGCGCATCGTCTAGCTCGCCAAAGTTCGACGAAGATACCGAGGAAGCTGGTACAGCTGATGCTGAAGTACAGTCGATAGAACTGGAAGGATCTTGA